One genomic window of Polycladomyces zharkentensis includes the following:
- the pdhA gene encoding pyruvate dehydrogenase (acetyl-transferring) E1 component subunit alpha, which produces MIVAELKQEFETLQILNPDGEINKGQEPPELSDEELKDLYRWMYGLRVFDQRAIKLNRQGRLGFYAPMAGQEACQIGSVAALNKDDFFFPSYRDMGAAMYHGLPMEQVFLYSRGQKGSGQIPEGVNMFPPQIIIAAHVLHAAGAAWGFNLKGEKKVAIALFGDGATSQGDFHEGLNFAAVYNAPAIFFVQNNHYAISVPLEKQMKSKTIAQKAVAYDIHGVRIDGNDIFAVYKAVKEAADRGRNGEGPTLIEAVTYRLGPHTMAGDDPARYRKKEEETDWEKREPIRRFRKYLQNKGLWSEEWEKQIEQEMMDQIAETIKKVEKMDKGQITDLFEYVYTDMTPDLKKQKEAYLRWKEETK; this is translated from the coding sequence AACTGAAAGATCTGTACCGCTGGATGTACGGTCTTCGCGTGTTTGACCAACGCGCCATCAAGTTGAACCGGCAAGGCCGGCTGGGCTTCTATGCTCCCATGGCCGGACAGGAGGCTTGCCAAATCGGTTCCGTGGCCGCACTGAACAAAGACGATTTCTTCTTCCCGAGCTACCGCGACATGGGGGCGGCCATGTACCACGGTCTGCCGATGGAGCAAGTGTTCCTCTATTCTCGCGGACAAAAAGGCAGTGGCCAAATCCCGGAAGGTGTGAACATGTTCCCGCCGCAAATCATCATCGCGGCTCACGTATTGCACGCGGCAGGTGCGGCTTGGGGCTTCAACCTGAAAGGCGAGAAAAAAGTGGCCATCGCGCTGTTCGGTGACGGTGCGACCTCGCAAGGGGACTTCCACGAAGGGCTCAACTTCGCGGCTGTGTACAACGCACCGGCGATCTTCTTCGTGCAAAACAACCACTATGCCATCAGTGTGCCGCTGGAAAAACAAATGAAATCCAAAACCATCGCGCAAAAAGCGGTGGCTTATGATATTCACGGCGTGCGCATCGACGGTAATGACATTTTCGCTGTGTACAAAGCAGTGAAAGAAGCGGCTGACCGCGGGCGCAACGGGGAAGGACCGACCCTGATCGAAGCGGTGACGTACCGTCTCGGACCGCACACCATGGCAGGGGACGATCCGGCCCGTTACCGGAAAAAAGAAGAAGAAACCGATTGGGAAAAACGCGAACCGATTCGTCGCTTCCGCAAATATCTCCAAAACAAAGGTTTGTGGAGCGAAGAATGGGAAAAACAAATCGAACAAGAAATGATGGATCAGATCGCGGAAACCATCAAGAAAGTGGAGAAAATGGACAAAGGTCAGATCACGGATCTGTTTGAGTATGTCTACACCGACATGACGCCGGATCTGAAGAAACAGAAAGAGGCGTACCTGCGCTGGAAGGAGGAGACGAAGTAA